A region of Ramlibacter agri DNA encodes the following proteins:
- a CDS encoding Gfo/Idh/MocA family protein, with amino-acid sequence MVGGGQGAFIGAVHRKAMALDGQYELVAGALSSTPEKARVSGRELGLSEDRNHGDWQALLADELRRPRSERIDVVSIVAPNHIHFPVAQAFVEAGFHVVCDKPLVHTGAQAAELVAAVGRQGTVFGVTYNYTGYPLVRQAREMIRRGELGTIRKIVVEYNQGWLATKLEAEGNKQALWRSDPAQSGGAGALGDIGSHAENLVSTVTGLKLESLCADLTSFVPGRALDDDASMLLRFEGGARGVLVASQVNTGLENALRLRVSGTLGSLEWRQEEPNRLLHSPLDGPPRVLSRGAPWLHEAAQRATRIPPGHPEGFIEAFANVYLGVAAAIRARAKGVAPDPLEADYPDVEAGARGVRFIETVLESARSSAKWTRLAG; translated from the coding sequence ATGGTCGGCGGCGGGCAGGGCGCCTTCATCGGCGCCGTGCACCGCAAGGCCATGGCGCTCGATGGCCAGTACGAGCTGGTGGCGGGCGCGCTGTCGTCGACGCCGGAGAAGGCGCGCGTTTCGGGCCGCGAACTGGGCCTGTCGGAAGACCGCAACCACGGCGACTGGCAGGCCTTGCTGGCGGACGAACTGCGGCGGCCGCGCAGTGAGCGCATCGACGTGGTCTCCATCGTCGCGCCGAACCACATCCACTTTCCCGTGGCCCAGGCCTTCGTGGAAGCCGGCTTCCACGTCGTCTGCGACAAGCCGCTGGTCCACACCGGCGCGCAGGCGGCCGAACTGGTGGCGGCGGTCGGGAGGCAGGGCACGGTGTTCGGCGTCACCTACAACTACACCGGCTACCCGCTGGTGCGGCAGGCCCGCGAGATGATCCGGCGCGGCGAGCTGGGCACCATCCGCAAGATCGTCGTCGAATACAACCAGGGCTGGCTGGCGACGAAGCTGGAAGCCGAGGGCAACAAGCAGGCGCTGTGGCGCAGCGACCCGGCGCAAAGCGGCGGTGCCGGCGCGCTGGGCGACATCGGCTCGCACGCCGAGAACCTGGTCAGCACGGTGACGGGGCTGAAACTGGAAAGCCTGTGCGCCGACCTGACGTCCTTCGTGCCGGGCCGTGCGCTGGACGACGACGCCAGCATGCTGCTGCGCTTCGAAGGCGGCGCGCGCGGCGTACTGGTCGCCTCGCAAGTGAACACCGGGCTGGAGAACGCCCTGCGGCTGCGCGTGTCCGGCACCCTGGGCTCGCTGGAGTGGCGGCAGGAGGAACCGAACCGGCTGCTGCACTCGCCGCTGGACGGACCGCCGCGCGTGCTGAGCCGCGGCGCGCCCTGGCTGCACGAAGCCGCGCAGCGCGCCACGCGCATCCCGCCGGGGCATCCGGAAGGCTTCATCGAGGCTTTCGCGAATGTCTACCTCGGCGTGGCGGCGGCGATCCGGGCCAGGGCGAAAGGCGTGGCGCCGGATCCGCTCGAGGCCGACTATCCGGACGTGGAAGCAGGCGCGCGCGGAGTGCGCTTCATCGAGACGGTCCTGGAGTCCGCGCGCAGCAGCGCGAAATGGACGCGCTTGGCCGGCTGA
- a CDS encoding sugar phosphate isomerase/epimerase family protein has product MARPITLFTGQWADLPLRELAPLARSMGYDGLELACWGDHFNVQEALASDSYCRDKWALLKEHGITSLAIGNHLVGQAVCDLIDARHQSILPAHVWGDGDPEGVRQRAAKELADTARAAAKFGVRTVTGFTGSSIWHATYAFPPTTQEFWDAGFADFGRRFTPILDAFEQANVNFALEVHPTEIAFDIASTQRAIEAVKGHKRFGFNFDPSHLAYQGVDYVKFLRTFPDRVYNAHMKDVWWGKGDGTVGVFGGHTSFGDARRFWDFRSVGRGMVDFESIIVALNDIGYGGPLSVEWEDSRMDRVHGATESAAFCRRLDFKPAVGAFDAAFARESQ; this is encoded by the coding sequence ATGGCCCGCCCCATCACCCTCTTCACCGGCCAATGGGCCGACCTGCCGCTGCGCGAGCTGGCACCTCTCGCCAGAAGCATGGGCTACGACGGCCTCGAGCTGGCCTGCTGGGGCGACCACTTCAACGTGCAGGAGGCGCTGGCCAGCGACAGCTACTGCCGCGACAAGTGGGCGCTGCTGAAGGAACACGGGATTACCTCGCTGGCCATCGGCAACCATCTCGTCGGCCAGGCGGTGTGCGACCTGATCGACGCGCGCCACCAGTCCATCCTGCCCGCGCACGTGTGGGGCGACGGTGACCCGGAAGGCGTGCGGCAGCGCGCCGCGAAGGAACTCGCGGACACGGCGCGGGCCGCCGCGAAGTTCGGCGTGAGGACGGTCACCGGCTTCACCGGCTCCTCGATCTGGCACGCCACCTACGCCTTCCCGCCGACGACGCAGGAGTTCTGGGACGCGGGCTTCGCCGATTTCGGCAGGCGCTTCACGCCCATCCTCGACGCCTTCGAGCAGGCCAACGTGAACTTCGCGCTGGAGGTGCACCCGACCGAGATCGCCTTCGACATCGCATCGACGCAGCGCGCGATCGAAGCCGTGAAGGGCCACAAGCGCTTCGGCTTCAACTTCGACCCCAGCCACCTGGCCTACCAGGGCGTGGACTACGTGAAGTTCCTGCGCACCTTCCCGGACCGCGTCTACAACGCCCACATGAAGGACGTGTGGTGGGGCAAGGGCGACGGCACGGTGGGCGTCTTCGGCGGCCACACCAGCTTCGGCGACGCCCGCCGCTTCTGGGATTTCCGCAGCGTCGGCCGCGGCATGGTGGATTTCGAAAGCATCATCGTCGCGCTGAACGACATCGGCTATGGCGGCCCGCTGTCGGTGGAATGGGAGGACAGCCGCATGGACCGCGTGCATGGCGCGACCGAGAGCGCCGCGTTCTGCCGGCGGCTGGATTTCAAACCGGCGGTGGGCGCTTTCGACGCCGCCTTCGCCCGGGAGAGCCAGTGA
- a CDS encoding DUF2905 family protein produces the protein MIRWVIVVFLALMLISWLTPLLHKLGFGRLPGDLNFKLFGRQMNVPLTTTILLSLLCAGLARLL, from the coding sequence ATGATTCGCTGGGTGATCGTCGTCTTCCTCGCGCTGATGTTGATCAGCTGGCTCACGCCGCTCCTGCACAAGCTGGGCTTCGGGCGCCTGCCGGGCGACCTGAACTTCAAGCTGTTCGGGCGGCAGATGAACGTTCCCCTCACCACCACCATCCTGCTGAGCCTGCTGTGCGCGGGCCTGGCGCGCCTGCTGTAG
- a CDS encoding substrate-binding domain-containing protein — protein MTQSTRRLVLGATAAAVVLLAAPAWAQAKKEVLGVSMPAATHSFMAGAVYWANEAKKDLEKAHPGMQVIVKTAANASEQASQLQDLVTVNKITSLVVFPFESAALTKPVAQVKSKGVYVTVVDRGLTDPSIQDAYVAGDNTAFGKIPAEYIAKSLNGKGNIVALRGIPTTLDNERMDAFNAVMKGYPDIKLLDAKHGNWNRDDAFKVMQDYLTRFKDIDAVWAADDDMAVGVLKAIEQSKRKDIKLVFGGAGAKGAIKTLMDGSDPLIQANVSYSPKFMYDAIKMTGEARLKGEKLPANNIIPSVLITKQNAKDFYFPNSPF, from the coding sequence ATGACGCAATCCACCCGCCGGCTGGTCCTGGGCGCCACCGCCGCAGCCGTCGTCCTGCTCGCCGCACCCGCCTGGGCGCAGGCCAAGAAAGAGGTGCTGGGCGTGTCCATGCCCGCGGCCACGCACAGCTTCATGGCCGGCGCCGTGTACTGGGCCAACGAGGCCAAGAAGGACCTGGAGAAGGCGCACCCCGGCATGCAGGTGATCGTGAAGACGGCCGCCAACGCCTCCGAGCAGGCCAGCCAGCTGCAGGACCTGGTGACGGTCAACAAGATCACCTCGCTGGTCGTCTTCCCCTTCGAGTCGGCCGCGCTGACCAAGCCGGTGGCGCAGGTGAAGTCCAAGGGCGTGTACGTCACCGTCGTCGACCGCGGCCTCACCGACCCGAGCATCCAGGACGCCTACGTCGCCGGCGACAACACCGCCTTCGGCAAGATCCCCGCGGAATACATCGCCAAGTCCCTGAACGGCAAGGGCAACATCGTGGCGCTGCGCGGCATCCCGACCACGCTCGACAACGAGCGCATGGACGCCTTCAACGCCGTGATGAAGGGCTATCCCGACATCAAGCTGCTGGACGCCAAGCACGGCAACTGGAACCGCGACGACGCCTTCAAGGTGATGCAGGACTACCTGACGCGCTTCAAGGACATCGACGCGGTCTGGGCGGCCGACGACGACATGGCCGTGGGCGTGCTCAAGGCCATCGAGCAGTCCAAGCGCAAGGACATCAAGCTGGTGTTCGGCGGCGCCGGCGCCAAGGGCGCGATCAAGACGCTGATGGACGGGTCCGATCCGCTGATCCAGGCCAACGTGTCCTACTCGCCCAAGTTCATGTACGACGCGATCAAGATGACCGGCGAGGCGCGCCTGAAGGGCGAGAAGCTGCCCGCGAACAACATCATCCCGTCGGTGCTGATCACCAAGCAGAACGCGAAGGACTTCTACTTCCCGAACTCCCCGTTCTGA